Proteins encoded together in one Anguilla anguilla isolate fAngAng1 chromosome 9, fAngAng1.pri, whole genome shotgun sequence window:
- the crfb12 gene encoding cytokine receptor family member B12 has product MSWSSITGLTCLLCCVVLSAGRVSPPQNLSVTFLDFRGEVNWSPGIGNPPGTTYTVEMLPIGSKSWSRLETCTDIESTTCHLNFNLTMNDLLDSYYIRVKASWGGNSSSWISLDTVQPYGNTLLSAPTLNLSVQETDIFVHIRMPQLVLSVLPKLRYKVRVSEGASGDDEKCEMLRESSYVCKILSLGQRYCVRASAIHRQQQTKPHLSSVKCVDVPDNTTGLRKDILKHIGMATLALLLVIIGVIITPMYIYMKPKASDLTPSSLKVVGGASRILMAIPAEAPSPLVRVITPSLRSGMTLQEYPSSCNCSYECRVPISCSVQTADFPLPAADEEELEEQHLSPCPYAGTLDEEVQGNDILEGETHSARPLLGERDWQLDRGPSCLDVPMTSLSLCLDSGEPWESCGESDSVSTEGEETDVGAKLLGQSQRNSAGDLSSSLETLAEPDPSSTYPTGYEPHFSPTSCEPNSSACSPSPTFGQSVLYLKR; this is encoded by the exons ATGAGCTGGTCCTCCATCACTGGTCTCACCTGCCTGCTGTGCTGCGTTGTGTTGTCAGCTG GCAGGGTGTCTCCCCCACAGAACCTGAGCGTGACATTTCTGGATTTCAGGGGTGAGGTGAACTGGTCCCCTGGTATAGGAAACCCACCAGGAACCACATACACTGTGGAAATGCTGCCTATTGG AAGCAAGAGTTGGAGTCGATTGGAGACGTGCACTGACATAGAATCCACCACATGCCATCTCAACTTTAACCTGACTATGAATGACCTGTTGGACTCCTATTACATCCGGGTCAAAGCCTCATGGGGTGGGAACAGCTCCAGCTGGATCAGCCTGGACACGGTCCAGCCATATGGGAACA CTCTGCTGAGTGCCCCGACCCTGAATTTGTCTGTCCAGGAGACAGATATATTTGTGCACATCCGCATGCCCCAGCttgttctctctgtgctgccCAAACTGAGATACAAGGTCCGGGTCTCTGAGGGAGCCAGTGGAGATGACGAAAAG TGTGAGATGCTCAGAGAGTCCTCCTATGTGTGCAAAATCCTGAGCCTGGGCCAGCGGTACTGTGTCAGGGCCTCCGCCatccacagacagcagcagacTAAACCACACCTCTCCTCAGTGAAGTGTGTGGACGTGCCTGACAATACCACAGGTTTGCGAAAAG ATATACTGAAGCATATAGGTATGGCAACCTTAGCATTGCTGCTGGTCATAATTGGCGTCATCATAACACCCATGTACATTTACATGAAGCCGAAGGCATCAGATCTCACACCCAGTTCACTG AAAGTAGTTGGCGGAGCTAGCAGGATCTTGATGGCCATTCCAGCTGAAGCTCCGTCCCCCTTGGTGCGTGTCATCACCCCTTCCCTCAGGAGTGGCATGACATTGCAAGAGTACCCGTCATCCTGCAACTGCAGTTACGAGTGCAGGGTTCCCATTTCCTGCTCGGTGCAAACCGCTGATTTTCCCCTACCTGCGGCAGATGAGGAGGAACTGGAAGAGCAACATCTCTCACCCTGCCCGTATGCTGGGACGTTGGATGAGGAAGTGCAGGGGAATGACATTTTGGAGGGGGAGACTCACAGCGCAAGGCCGCTTTTGGGAGAAAGGGACTGGCAGCTAGACCGGGGTCCCTCTTGCCTGGATGTGCCAATGACTAGCCTGAGCTTGTGTCTGGACTCTGGAGAACCATGGGAAAGCTGTGGAGAGAGTGACAGTGTCAGCACAGAAGGAGAGGAGACGGACGTAGGAGCGAAGCTTCTGGGTCAGTCCCAGAGGAATTCTGCTGGGGACCTGTCCAGTTCACTGGAGACCCTTGCTGAGCCTGACCCTAGCTCCACCTACCCCACTGGGTATGAGCCCCACTTCAGTCCAACCTCGTGTGAGCCCAACTCCTCTGCCTGCTCCCCCTCACCTACGTTTGGACAGTCAGTGTTGTATTTAAAGAGGTGA
- the bicdl2 gene encoding BICD family-like cargo adapter 2 isoform X1, producing MSSDMWRSSDTGSDIGEMISPRKDSLPSPNLEDSFFPFSTSSQQRGPRMSPVAETDPSDGPQDDSSSLLLEQDLILAAELGRALLERNEELTAQLEKKDKDSEVLEQEKHVLQRKLEVRELESGQREAELQADITALREQLDKQRNQGRDRRREESEQLTQLSNHNQKLVEQLAEAVALEHTLRSELRTLREDMDDRSLSNSISSARMESLMAENRLLQERYGRAEERLRSAQEDGSRLRAERDGLRQRVTELQTNLEEREGELDQERSTVFQLRTLTHSLKQRVQALGEEASLSETTCFPLSLQCEIQQTQAKEAIQVHSELLQEKESEIQKLKEELQSREGELQSLKEDLQAFRHSPGQPSYSFLEAELAKVRQERDSLTQQLMNTIKHKVALSQEVDAWQEDMRLVICQQVEEREKERVRKTTLQRGTVTSRSLRMRGEEERPRKGGFFSSFFSKE from the exons ATGTCCTCAGATATGTGGAGAAGCtcagacacaggaagtgacattgGGGAGATGATTTCCCCCAGGAAGGAcagcctcccctccccaaacctggAGGACTCCTTCTTCCCTTTTTCCACGTCCTCCCAGCAAAGGGGACCCCGGATGTCCCCCGTGGCCGAGACGGACCCCTCGGACGGGCCCCAGGATGACTCCAGCTCCCTGCTGCTGGAGCAGGACTTGATCCTGGCCGCCGAGCTGGGCCGAGCCCTCCTGGAGCGGAACGAGGAGCTGACAGCGCAGCTGGAGAAGAAGGACAAAGACTCTGAG gTCCTGGAGCAGGAGAAGCACGTTCTGCAGCGGAAGCTGGAGGTGAGGGAGCTGGAAAGCGGTCAGCGGGAGGCAGAACTACAGGCCGACATCACCGCGCTCCGAGAGCAGCTGGATAAACAGCGCAACCAGGGCCGGGATCGCAGGCGGGAGGAGAGCGAGCAGCTAACCCAGCTGTCCAATCACAACCAAAAGCTGGTGGAGCAGCTGGCTGAG gcaGTGGCTCTGGAGCACACTCTCCGCTCAGAGTTGCGCACTCTCAGGGAAGATATGGACGACAGGAGCCTCAGCAACTCCATCAGCTCCGCCAGAATGGAGAGTCTAATGGCAGAG AACAGACTGCTTCAGGAACGATACGGACGTGCTGAGGAACGGCTGAGGTCTGCGCAGGAGGACGGCTCCAGGCTGCGGGCAGAGAGGGATGGGCTGAGGCAGAGAGTGACAGAGCTGCAGACCaatctggaggagagagaaggagag CTGGACCAGGAGCGCAGCACGGTGTTCCAGCTGCGTACGCTCACCCACTCTCTGAAGCAGAGGGTCCAGGCCCTGGGGGAGGAGGCCAGCCTGAGTGAGACCACCTGCTTCCCGCTGTCCCTGCAGTGTGAGATTCAGCAGACCCAg GCAAAGGAGGCTATTCAGGTTCATTCCGAACTCCTACAAGAGAAGGAGAGTGAAATTCAGAAGCTCAAGGAAGAG CTTCAGTCCCGAGAAGGGGAGCTGCAGTCTTTAAAAGAAGATTTGCAGGCTTTCAGGCACTCTCCTGGACAGCCCAGCTACAG CTtcctggaggcggagctggcgAAGGTGCGTCAGGAACGCGATTCACTCACCCAACAGCTCATGAACACTATCAAACACAAGGTGGCACTGTCTCAGGAGGTGGATGCCTGGCAG GAGGACATGAGGCTAGTGATCTgccagcaggtggaggagagggagaaagagcgagTGAGGAAGACCACTCTGCAGCGGGGCACTGTCACCAGCCGTTCGCTGCGCATgcgaggagaggaagaaaggccAAGGAAAGGGGgattcttctcctccttcttcagcAAGGAATGA
- the bicdl2 gene encoding BICD family-like cargo adapter 2 isoform X4, giving the protein MSSDMWRSSDTGSDIGEMISPRKDSLPSPNLEDSFFPFSTSSQQRGPRMSPVAETDPSDGPQDDSSSLLLEQDLILAAELGRALLERNEELTAQLEKKDKDSEVLEQEKHVLQRKLEVRELESGQREAELQADITALREQLDKQRNQGRDRRREESEQLTQLSNHNQKLVEQLAEAVALEHTLRSELRTLREDMDDRSLSNSISSARMESLMAENRLLQERYGRAEERLRSAQEDGSRLRAERDGLRQRVTELQTNLEEREGEAKEAIQVHSELLQEKESEIQKLKEELQSREGELQSLKEDLQAFRHSPGQPSYSFLEAELAKVRQERDSLTQQLMNTIKHKVALSQEVDAWQEDMRLVICQQVEEREKERVRKTTLQRGTVTSRSLRMRGEEERPRKGGFFSSFFSKE; this is encoded by the exons ATGTCCTCAGATATGTGGAGAAGCtcagacacaggaagtgacattgGGGAGATGATTTCCCCCAGGAAGGAcagcctcccctccccaaacctggAGGACTCCTTCTTCCCTTTTTCCACGTCCTCCCAGCAAAGGGGACCCCGGATGTCCCCCGTGGCCGAGACGGACCCCTCGGACGGGCCCCAGGATGACTCCAGCTCCCTGCTGCTGGAGCAGGACTTGATCCTGGCCGCCGAGCTGGGCCGAGCCCTCCTGGAGCGGAACGAGGAGCTGACAGCGCAGCTGGAGAAGAAGGACAAAGACTCTGAG gTCCTGGAGCAGGAGAAGCACGTTCTGCAGCGGAAGCTGGAGGTGAGGGAGCTGGAAAGCGGTCAGCGGGAGGCAGAACTACAGGCCGACATCACCGCGCTCCGAGAGCAGCTGGATAAACAGCGCAACCAGGGCCGGGATCGCAGGCGGGAGGAGAGCGAGCAGCTAACCCAGCTGTCCAATCACAACCAAAAGCTGGTGGAGCAGCTGGCTGAG gcaGTGGCTCTGGAGCACACTCTCCGCTCAGAGTTGCGCACTCTCAGGGAAGATATGGACGACAGGAGCCTCAGCAACTCCATCAGCTCCGCCAGAATGGAGAGTCTAATGGCAGAG AACAGACTGCTTCAGGAACGATACGGACGTGCTGAGGAACGGCTGAGGTCTGCGCAGGAGGACGGCTCCAGGCTGCGGGCAGAGAGGGATGGGCTGAGGCAGAGAGTGACAGAGCTGCAGACCaatctggaggagagagaaggagag GCAAAGGAGGCTATTCAGGTTCATTCCGAACTCCTACAAGAGAAGGAGAGTGAAATTCAGAAGCTCAAGGAAGAG CTTCAGTCCCGAGAAGGGGAGCTGCAGTCTTTAAAAGAAGATTTGCAGGCTTTCAGGCACTCTCCTGGACAGCCCAGCTACAG CTtcctggaggcggagctggcgAAGGTGCGTCAGGAACGCGATTCACTCACCCAACAGCTCATGAACACTATCAAACACAAGGTGGCACTGTCTCAGGAGGTGGATGCCTGGCAG GAGGACATGAGGCTAGTGATCTgccagcaggtggaggagagggagaaagagcgagTGAGGAAGACCACTCTGCAGCGGGGCACTGTCACCAGCCGTTCGCTGCGCATgcgaggagaggaagaaaggccAAGGAAAGGGGgattcttctcctccttcttcagcAAGGAATGA
- the bicdl2 gene encoding BICD family-like cargo adapter 2 isoform X3, with translation MSPVAETDPSDGPQDDSSSLLLEQDLILAAELGRALLERNEELTAQLEKKDKDSEVLEQEKHVLQRKLEVRELESGQREAELQADITALREQLDKQRNQGRDRRREESEQLTQLSNHNQKLVEQLAEAVALEHTLRSELRTLREDMDDRSLSNSISSARMESLMAENRLLQERYGRAEERLRSAQEDGSRLRAERDGLRQRVTELQTNLEEREGELDQERSTVFQLRTLTHSLKQRVQALGEEASLSETTCFPLSLQCEIQQTQAKEAIQVHSELLQEKESEIQKLKEELQSREGELQSLKEDLQAFRHSPGQPSYSFLEAELAKVRQERDSLTQQLMNTIKHKVALSQEVDAWQEDMRLVICQQVEEREKERVRKTTLQRGTVTSRSLRMRGEEERPRKGGFFSSFFSKE, from the exons ATGTCCCCCGTGGCCGAGACGGACCCCTCGGACGGGCCCCAGGATGACTCCAGCTCCCTGCTGCTGGAGCAGGACTTGATCCTGGCCGCCGAGCTGGGCCGAGCCCTCCTGGAGCGGAACGAGGAGCTGACAGCGCAGCTGGAGAAGAAGGACAAAGACTCTGAG gTCCTGGAGCAGGAGAAGCACGTTCTGCAGCGGAAGCTGGAGGTGAGGGAGCTGGAAAGCGGTCAGCGGGAGGCAGAACTACAGGCCGACATCACCGCGCTCCGAGAGCAGCTGGATAAACAGCGCAACCAGGGCCGGGATCGCAGGCGGGAGGAGAGCGAGCAGCTAACCCAGCTGTCCAATCACAACCAAAAGCTGGTGGAGCAGCTGGCTGAG gcaGTGGCTCTGGAGCACACTCTCCGCTCAGAGTTGCGCACTCTCAGGGAAGATATGGACGACAGGAGCCTCAGCAACTCCATCAGCTCCGCCAGAATGGAGAGTCTAATGGCAGAG AACAGACTGCTTCAGGAACGATACGGACGTGCTGAGGAACGGCTGAGGTCTGCGCAGGAGGACGGCTCCAGGCTGCGGGCAGAGAGGGATGGGCTGAGGCAGAGAGTGACAGAGCTGCAGACCaatctggaggagagagaaggagag CTGGACCAGGAGCGCAGCACGGTGTTCCAGCTGCGTACGCTCACCCACTCTCTGAAGCAGAGGGTCCAGGCCCTGGGGGAGGAGGCCAGCCTGAGTGAGACCACCTGCTTCCCGCTGTCCCTGCAGTGTGAGATTCAGCAGACCCAg GCAAAGGAGGCTATTCAGGTTCATTCCGAACTCCTACAAGAGAAGGAGAGTGAAATTCAGAAGCTCAAGGAAGAG CTTCAGTCCCGAGAAGGGGAGCTGCAGTCTTTAAAAGAAGATTTGCAGGCTTTCAGGCACTCTCCTGGACAGCCCAGCTACAG CTtcctggaggcggagctggcgAAGGTGCGTCAGGAACGCGATTCACTCACCCAACAGCTCATGAACACTATCAAACACAAGGTGGCACTGTCTCAGGAGGTGGATGCCTGGCAG GAGGACATGAGGCTAGTGATCTgccagcaggtggaggagagggagaaagagcgagTGAGGAAGACCACTCTGCAGCGGGGCACTGTCACCAGCCGTTCGCTGCGCATgcgaggagaggaagaaaggccAAGGAAAGGGGgattcttctcctccttcttcagcAAGGAATGA
- the bicdl2 gene encoding BICD family-like cargo adapter 2 isoform X2: MSSDMWRSSDTGSDIGEMISPRKDSLPSPNLEDSFFPFSTSSQQRGPRMSPVAETDPSDGPQDDSSSLLLEQDLILAAELGRALLERNEELTAQLEKKDKDSEVLEQEKHVLQRKLEVRELESGQREAELQADITALREQLDKQRNQGRDRRREESEQLTQLSNHNQKLVEQLAEAVALEHTLRSELRTLREDMDDRSLSNSISSARMESLMAENRLLQERYGRAEERLRSAQEDGSRLRAERDGLRQRVTELQTNLEEREGELDQERSTVFQLRTLTHSLKQRVQALGEEASLSETTCFPLSLQCEIQQTQAKEAIQVHSELLQEKESEIQKLKEELQSREGELQSLKEDLQAFRHSPGQPSYSFLEAELAKVRQERDSLTQQLMNTIKHKVALSQEVDAWQTDIAHSLLIFASRTFSFLALLSHPPHLTLSLYLHL; encoded by the exons ATGTCCTCAGATATGTGGAGAAGCtcagacacaggaagtgacattgGGGAGATGATTTCCCCCAGGAAGGAcagcctcccctccccaaacctggAGGACTCCTTCTTCCCTTTTTCCACGTCCTCCCAGCAAAGGGGACCCCGGATGTCCCCCGTGGCCGAGACGGACCCCTCGGACGGGCCCCAGGATGACTCCAGCTCCCTGCTGCTGGAGCAGGACTTGATCCTGGCCGCCGAGCTGGGCCGAGCCCTCCTGGAGCGGAACGAGGAGCTGACAGCGCAGCTGGAGAAGAAGGACAAAGACTCTGAG gTCCTGGAGCAGGAGAAGCACGTTCTGCAGCGGAAGCTGGAGGTGAGGGAGCTGGAAAGCGGTCAGCGGGAGGCAGAACTACAGGCCGACATCACCGCGCTCCGAGAGCAGCTGGATAAACAGCGCAACCAGGGCCGGGATCGCAGGCGGGAGGAGAGCGAGCAGCTAACCCAGCTGTCCAATCACAACCAAAAGCTGGTGGAGCAGCTGGCTGAG gcaGTGGCTCTGGAGCACACTCTCCGCTCAGAGTTGCGCACTCTCAGGGAAGATATGGACGACAGGAGCCTCAGCAACTCCATCAGCTCCGCCAGAATGGAGAGTCTAATGGCAGAG AACAGACTGCTTCAGGAACGATACGGACGTGCTGAGGAACGGCTGAGGTCTGCGCAGGAGGACGGCTCCAGGCTGCGGGCAGAGAGGGATGGGCTGAGGCAGAGAGTGACAGAGCTGCAGACCaatctggaggagagagaaggagag CTGGACCAGGAGCGCAGCACGGTGTTCCAGCTGCGTACGCTCACCCACTCTCTGAAGCAGAGGGTCCAGGCCCTGGGGGAGGAGGCCAGCCTGAGTGAGACCACCTGCTTCCCGCTGTCCCTGCAGTGTGAGATTCAGCAGACCCAg GCAAAGGAGGCTATTCAGGTTCATTCCGAACTCCTACAAGAGAAGGAGAGTGAAATTCAGAAGCTCAAGGAAGAG CTTCAGTCCCGAGAAGGGGAGCTGCAGTCTTTAAAAGAAGATTTGCAGGCTTTCAGGCACTCTCCTGGACAGCCCAGCTACAG CTtcctggaggcggagctggcgAAGGTGCGTCAGGAACGCGATTCACTCACCCAACAGCTCATGAACACTATCAAACACAAGGTGGCACTGTCTCAGGAGGTGGATGCCTGGCAG ACAGATATCGCCCACTCCCTTCTCATCTTTGCCTCCAGGACTTTCTCCTTCCTTGCCttactctctcaccctccccatctcactctctctctctatctccatctGTAA